Below is a window of Agathobacter rectalis ATCC 33656 DNA.
AATTCTCTGACGAGATGCCCTAAGGAAATCATCTCCTGATGTACTTCTTATTCGTGCATATCCAGTAGCCTGAGTTCCATCTAAGTGAACTTTACCTGATTGTGTGACATCTGGTGTATTCTTACCTGTCATTTGGTCTACTTCAACTGTACATTTATTAATTTCTTTGACTTCTTGTGGTGTTATCTCAAGATCTAGTCCTCCTAGATCATCAATAGCATCTACCAGAGCTTTCCAATCAACACAAACATACTTCGTAATATTCAAATCCAAATTTGAATTAAGCATAGCTACTGCTCTCTTTGCCCCACCATTAGCATATGCTGCATTCGCCTTCGCATATTTTCCATTGCCAACCGGAAGATACGTATCTCTATATACAGATACCAACTGAACCTCCTTTGTATCATAATTCAAGCTTGCAATCATGATACAATCGGAATGTCCCTCATTATAAGAGCCATCGCTTCTATTATCAAGACCAAACAATGCTACATTCAAATATCCATGCATATTCTCCAGTGCATCCTTATCAATATCTTCATTAATTCCTGCCTGGCTGTCTGTGAGTCCATCTTCATACTTAACCTGTCCTAGTGTATTATTATATAACCAGACAATACCAAGCACGACCAGCAACAGTAAAATTTCAAATATAAATAGTATTATCTTCTTTTTGCCGTTTCTTTTTTTCTTTCTCTTCTTTGCCATGTTATTTTTCCTTTTTCCTATGAATGTAAAGCCACGCGTCTGCGTAATCCTGACGCTCCTTCTCTGACATATTGGTATACTTTCCAAACTCCAGATTCGTCAGACGCATCTGCGGCCTGCCACACTTGAAGCATTCAACCTCTTTCCTTCTTGAAACCATCCGTATCCAGCCACAATCCGGGCAAATGTATATTTTCATCATAGTCTTTATTCAAACTGTCCGAGAACCTCAGCTGACAAAGCATCAAGCTTAGCCTGTGAATCTTCAAGAGACACTCCTTTAACTCCGAAATAGAATTTAATCTTAGGCTCTGTACCAGAAGGGCGTACACAGCACCAAGCGTTATCGTTAAGTTCGTAGTAAAGTACATTAGAAGAAGGAAGACCTGTCGGCTCAACCTTTCCTGTTGTCATATCTTTTCTTGTGTCATTCTTGTAATCACGGATAGCAATCACCTGATAATCACCAAATTTCTTTGGCTCAGCGGCACGTGCCTTTGTCATAATCTCATTTATCTGTGCAGCACCATCAATGCCCTTTAAGGTCATTGTGGAAATGCCCTCTCTGTAGTAGCCATACTTCTCGTACATGTCAATCATGCCATCCCAGAGAGTCTTGCCCTGTGACTTGTAGAAGGCAGCCACCTCACACAGCATACAAACTGCTGCAGGAGCATCCTTGTCCCTTGCATATGTGCCCGGCAGACATCCGTAGCTCTCCTCCATACCGAATACATAATTGTTGCAGCCGGTTTTTTCAAATTTGAGCATCTGCTCTCCGATATACTTGAAACCTGTTAAAACCTCGATATGCTTTACGCCATATGCTGCCGCAATTGCCTTACCCATATCTGTAGAAACAATTGACTCAACAAATGCAGGATTCTCAGGCAGAGTACCATTGGCACTCTTCTGGCTTAAAATATACTCACCGATAAGCATAGCTGACATATTTCCTGTAAATGTCACATACTCACCTGTCTTTGTATCCTTGCAGTATACACCGAGTCTGTCGGCATCAGGGTCAGTTGCTAAAACGATATCAGCATCCTTTTCCTTTGCCAGCTCAAGTGCAAGCTTCCATGCATCAGGATTCTCAGGATTTGGATAAGGACATGTAGGGAAATTGCCATCAGGCACTGCCTGGCTTGGCTCAATGTATACATTCTCAAAGCCCATATCCTTAAGTACTCTCTGTACAGGGCGAAGACCTGTGCCGTGGAGTGGTGTGTAAACGATCTTGATATCCTTTGCCATAGCCTTGATAATCTCTGGATGGATAGAAAGCTTGCGGAGCTCTCCGAAATATCCCTCCTCAACCTCATCAGAGATGACATTGTAAAGACCAGCCTCAATAGCAGCAGCTTTGTCCATAGTCTTTACCTGGTCAAATGATGTAACCTTTGCCACCTCAGCCATGATGCTTGTATCATGAGGTGGAGTAACCTGTGCACCATCCTCCCAGTATACCTTGTATCCATTGTACTCACGAGGATTGTGGCTTGCTGTGATAACAACACCGGCTATTGTACCGAGTGTCCTTACTGCGTATGACAGCTCAGGAACAGGTGCGAGCTGTGGGAATACATATGTCTTGATTCCGTTAGCTGCAAGACAGAGTGCTGTGGCATCTGTGAACTCATCATGCATATTACGTGAGTCATGTGCGATTGCAACACCTCTCTTTACTGCGTCCTCTCCCTGTGAAAGTATGTAATTCGCCAATCCCTGTGTAGCCTGACGGACTGTGTATATATTCATCCTGTTGGTGCCGGCTCCTATTACACCA
It encodes the following:
- a CDS encoding LCP family protein gives rise to the protein MAKKRKKKRNGKKKIILFIFEILLLLVVLGIVWLYNNTLGQVKYEDGLTDSQAGINEDIDKDALENMHGYLNVALFGLDNRSDGSYNEGHSDCIMIASLNYDTKEVQLVSVYRDTYLPVGNGKYAKANAAYANGGAKRAVAMLNSNLDLNITKYVCVDWKALVDAIDDLGGLDLEITPQEVKEINKCTVEVDQMTGKNTPDVTQSGKVHLDGTQATGYARIRSTSGDDFLRASRQRIVLQAMLDKAKQADLGSLTEMCKDIMSQISTNFTATEIIQYASYVTKFHMKETTGFPFELTTMNLSTTGDTIIPIDLAQNVSELHQFLFNETDYQPTETVQNVSNKIAKKTGVTSKTSAFDLTQYNNTVGSDGTEGAKKKNKAKQEELKKSQSESENSSGKKSSSDDSDE
- a CDS encoding phospho-sugar mutase, with product MDFRAEYEKWCTDPYFDEATKAELKAIAGDDKEIEDRFYRTLEFGTAGLRGVIGAGTNRMNIYTVRQATQGLANYILSQGEDAVKRGVAIAHDSRNMHDEFTDATALCLAANGIKTYVFPQLAPVPELSYAVRTLGTIAGVVITASHNPREYNGYKVYWEDGAQVTPPHDTSIMAEVAKVTSFDQVKTMDKAAAIEAGLYNVISDEVEEGYFGELRKLSIHPEIIKAMAKDIKIVYTPLHGTGLRPVQRVLKDMGFENVYIEPSQAVPDGNFPTCPYPNPENPDAWKLALELAKEKDADIVLATDPDADRLGVYCKDTKTGEYVTFTGNMSAMLIGEYILSQKSANGTLPENPAFVESIVSTDMGKAIAAAYGVKHIEVLTGFKYIGEQMLKFEKTGCNNYVFGMEESYGCLPGTYARDKDAPAAVCMLCEVAAFYKSQGKTLWDGMIDMYEKYGYYREGISTMTLKGIDGAAQINEIMTKARAAEPKKFGDYQVIAIRDYKNDTRKDMTTGKVEPTGLPSSNVLYYELNDNAWCCVRPSGTEPKIKFYFGVKGVSLEDSQAKLDALSAEVLGQFE